One part of the Treponema peruense genome encodes these proteins:
- a CDS encoding PDDEXK family nuclease codes for MITKKQLSFIDRNKKRDKAEIEQLQKDGWRVGVVWECSITGKGRAVKIRDVSEEISFWG; via the coding sequence ATGATAACAAAAAAACAGCTTTCATTTATCGACCGCAACAAAAAGCGTGATAAGGCCGAAATTGAGCAGCTTCAAAAAGACGGCTGGCGTGTTGGCGTTGTTTGGGAATGTTCCATAACCGGAAAGGGTAGGGCAGTAAAAATCCGTGATGTATCGGAAGAAATTTCTTTCTGGGGCTAG
- a CDS encoding IS66 family transposase, whose amino-acid sequence MLESSKTRQAMNYCLNRWENLTRYLDYSFLTPSTNEAERTVRPFTLLRKNSLFYGSGKGTESSCWILTLIETSKIHNLSPEDYLRCIFERTPYCETTEDWQKLLPWNIKITPFQPQGQWLPD is encoded by the coding sequence ATTCTTGAAAGCTCAAAAACAAGGCAGGCAATGAATTACTGTCTGAACCGCTGGGAAAACCTGACGCGTTATCTGGATTATTCATTTCTGACTCCGAGTACCAACGAAGCGGAGCGCACTGTAAGACCGTTTACGCTGCTTAGGAAAAATTCGTTGTTCTACGGAAGCGGGAAAGGGACCGAAAGCAGCTGCTGGATTCTGACATTGATTGAAACTTCAAAAATCCACAATTTGAGCCCGGAAGATTATCTGCGTTGTATTTTTGAGCGCACACCTTACTGCGAAACAACTGAAGACTGGCAGAAACTTTTACCGTGGAATATTAAAATTACACCGTTCCAGCCACAGGGCCAATGGCTTCCTGATTAA
- a CDS encoding helix-turn-helix domain-containing protein produces MQVVEKTRHINATFNGHGIPLIKEAILKAYPNAQIIEDENDDELLEEWKTTDVAKEIKARKTPGRILSIYRERSGLTLVQLAEIVGTKYTNLSAMENNRRTIGLAMAKKLGKALNVDYTKFLE; encoded by the coding sequence ATGCAGGTAGTAGAGAAAACGCGCCATATTAATGCAACATTCAACGGACATGGAATTCCACTTATTAAGGAAGCAATTTTAAAAGCATATCCAAATGCACAAATTATAGAAGATGAAAACGATGATGAACTTCTTGAAGAATGGAAAACTACAGATGTTGCTAAGGAAATCAAAGCAAGAAAGACTCCTGGAAGAATACTTTCAATTTATCGTGAACGCTCAGGACTGACACTTGTTCAGCTTGCAGAAATAGTTGGAACTAAATATACAAATCTTTCTGCAATGGAAAATAATCGCCGTACTATCGGTCTTGCAATGGCAAAAAAACTTGGTAAAGCATTGAATGTTGATTATACAAAGTTTTTGGAGTAA
- a CDS encoding class I SAM-dependent methyltransferase codes for MLIKDENIDKGKAFDWGRTSSDYAKYRDIYPKEFYDKIIKRKLCIKGQSVLDIGTGTGVIPRNLYHYGAEWTAADISENQIEQAKLLSIGKKINYFVSLTEDLNFPNETFDIITACQCFWYFKHKVTAPNFHKILKKEGRFLILYMAWLPFDDKIARASEDLVLKYSPNWSGGRETIHQIQIPEIYNEYFQLVHHEEFPLKVHFTRESWNGRIKACRGIGASLSKEEIVAWETEHRELLKQIAPEEFDVLHYAAIAELKKK; via the coding sequence ATGTTAATAAAAGACGAAAATATTGACAAAGGAAAGGCTTTTGACTGGGGACGGACTTCATCGGATTACGCAAAATACCGCGACATATACCCGAAAGAATTTTACGATAAAATTATAAAACGCAAGCTTTGCATAAAAGGACAGTCCGTACTCGATATTGGAACGGGAACTGGAGTTATTCCACGTAATCTTTACCACTACGGTGCAGAATGGACGGCAGCGGACATCTCAGAAAACCAGATAGAACAGGCAAAACTTCTTTCAATTGGAAAGAAAATTAATTATTTTGTAAGCTTAACAGAAGATTTAAATTTTCCAAATGAAACTTTCGATATTATAACAGCATGCCAGTGTTTTTGGTATTTCAAACACAAAGTAACAGCTCCAAATTTTCACAAAATACTAAAGAAAGAAGGCCGGTTTTTGATTCTTTATATGGCTTGGCTTCCTTTCGATGACAAAATTGCAAGAGCCAGTGAGGATCTTGTTCTAAAATATAGCCCAAATTGGAGTGGTGGACGAGAAACAATCCATCAAATCCAAATTCCAGAAATCTACAACGAATATTTTCAACTTGTACATCACGAAGAATTTCCACTAAAGGTTCATTTTACTCGCGAATCATGGAATGGACGGATAAAAGCCTGCCGTGGAATCGGCGCTTCGCTTTCAAAAGAAGAAATTGTTGCATGGGAAACAGAACACAGAGAACTTCTTAAACAGATAGCACCAGAAGAATTCGACGTTCTTCATTATGCAGCAATAGCAGAATTAAAGAAAAAATAA
- a CDS encoding ATP-binding protein has translation MDEIQKVMENIIFNELKLRGFNVDVGVVEYNYKDSEGKSQRSKLEVDFIANLGSKKFYIQSALNIDDEQKKEQETASLNRIDDSFSKIVVVKDNIEPWQDDKGIQYIGIEQFLLEEDWLR, from the coding sequence TTGGATGAAATTCAAAAAGTAATGGAAAATATTATATTCAACGAGCTCAAGCTCCGCGGTTTTAACGTTGATGTTGGAGTTGTTGAATATAACTACAAGGATTCAGAAGGCAAAAGCCAGCGTTCAAAATTGGAAGTTGATTTTATAGCAAATCTTGGAAGCAAGAAATTTTATATACAGTCAGCTTTGAATATTGATGATGAACAGAAAAAAGAGCAGGAAACAGCTTCTCTTAACCGTATTGATGATTCTTTCAGCAAGATAGTGGTAGTTAAAGACAATATTGAACCCTGGCAGGATGACAAGGGAATTCAATATATTGGAATTGAACAGTTTCTGCTTGAAGAAGACTGGTTAAGGTAG
- a CDS encoding MarR family winged helix-turn-helix transcriptional regulator codes for MQKEIETFLEVSHPTTNGIIKRLEEKQLVKTEMTIKNGRMSKNVAITEKGIELCTKNDADKNLLENKFGEWLSEDGKNTLRELLLKIYENLESKK; via the coding sequence ATGCAAAAAGAAATAGAAACTTTTCTTGAAGTCTCGCACCCGACGACAAACGGAATAATCAAGCGTTTGGAAGAAAAGCAGCTTGTAAAAACAGAAATGACAATAAAAAACGGAAGAATGTCTAAAAATGTCGCCATAACAGAAAAAGGAATCGAGCTCTGCACAAAAAATGACGCGGACAAAAATCTGCTGGAAAATAAATTTGGCGAATGGCTTTCGGAAGATGGAAAAAACACGCTTAGAGAACTTCTATTAAAAATCTATGAAAATCTTGAAAGCAAAAAATAG